The following are encoded together in the Desulfobotulus mexicanus genome:
- a CDS encoding M48 family metallopeptidase, with protein sequence MNFFEHQDRARSNSRRMVFLFIIAVVLIVLAVNLAVGMLFFSFFEFGAHEMQHMKLNASMKAHGIVSLITLLVIGGASWYRMSKLRSGGDMVAVGMGGTWVDPDSTDPALRRLCNVVEEMSVASGLPTPHIYVLEAEKGINAFAAGYTPEDAAVAVSRGALDQLNRDELQGVIAHEFTHILNGDMRMNIRMMGILYGILAISVIGRGLLHSGGRRKSFISNRKQGGGGPILGLGLMLVGYIGVFFGRLIKASVSRQREYLADACAVQFTRNPDGIGGALKKIAGYSSGSQLKAADREEVSHMLFATGQSFWFSMLATHPPIEERIKAIDPRFRPEDLERRASADTAKNQRSGIHGAFASSSDPWAFLTGKNENVAASAFSAAVTQDVETPDPEHLDHAVQVVSAIPDALLDAARSRSEVLALFPALFLAREKDMRALQMGKVEEMLNLKFAEKVELLTKEAEKMHPLLTLPLTDLAFSALRQLDAPYGKRLVALLEAMVAMDGKVTVFEYCLVRLLKRRLAEAQTPNRKPEGARCRGAQCREALVNIFSVLAWQGHESETLARRAFLAGISRMLPMDVPLYEVPVNWERNLDMALEVLDGLDFVTKGELVQALLVTASHDGRLSLEEAELLRMICACLHIPVPPVLPELVA encoded by the coding sequence ATGAATTTTTTTGAACATCAGGACCGTGCCAGAAGCAACAGCCGAAGGATGGTTTTTCTTTTCATCATTGCCGTTGTGCTTATTGTACTGGCGGTGAACCTTGCCGTAGGGATGCTTTTTTTCAGTTTTTTTGAGTTCGGTGCCCATGAAATGCAGCATATGAAGCTGAATGCCTCCATGAAGGCCCATGGCATTGTCAGTCTCATCACCCTTTTGGTTATTGGCGGTGCCAGCTGGTACCGCATGAGCAAACTGCGCAGTGGCGGGGATATGGTTGCCGTGGGCATGGGTGGTACCTGGGTGGATCCGGACAGCACGGACCCTGCTTTGCGCCGCCTTTGCAATGTGGTGGAGGAAATGTCTGTTGCCTCGGGCTTGCCGACGCCGCACATTTATGTGCTGGAAGCGGAAAAGGGTATCAATGCCTTTGCAGCTGGTTACACGCCGGAAGATGCCGCCGTTGCCGTCAGCCGGGGTGCTCTGGATCAGCTGAACAGGGATGAATTACAGGGGGTCATTGCCCATGAGTTCACCCACATTCTCAACGGAGATATGCGGATGAATATCCGCATGATGGGGATTCTCTATGGCATTCTCGCCATCAGTGTGATTGGCCGTGGGCTCCTGCATAGCGGCGGCAGGAGAAAGAGTTTTATCAGCAACAGGAAGCAGGGCGGTGGCGGTCCCATTCTGGGGCTGGGCCTTATGCTTGTGGGGTATATAGGCGTTTTTTTCGGCAGACTGATCAAGGCCAGTGTTTCAAGGCAGCGGGAGTACCTTGCGGATGCCTGTGCCGTACAGTTCACAAGAAACCCCGATGGTATCGGCGGTGCCTTGAAAAAAATAGCCGGATATTCCTCGGGCTCCCAGCTTAAGGCCGCAGACAGGGAAGAGGTCAGCCACATGCTCTTTGCCACGGGCCAGAGCTTCTGGTTTTCCATGCTGGCAACTCATCCGCCCATAGAAGAAAGGATTAAGGCCATTGATCCCCGTTTCCGGCCGGAGGATCTGGAGCGTAGGGCTTCTGCGGATACCGCAAAAAACCAGAGGTCCGGTATTCATGGTGCTTTTGCCAGTTCTTCTGATCCATGGGCTTTCCTTACCGGTAAAAATGAAAATGTGGCGGCATCGGCCTTTTCTGCGGCAGTTACTCAGGATGTGGAAACGCCGGATCCTGAGCATCTGGATCATGCGGTGCAGGTTGTGTCTGCCATTCCCGATGCTCTTTTGGATGCGGCCCGAAGCCGCAGTGAGGTGCTGGCCCTTTTCCCGGCTCTTTTTCTGGCAAGGGAGAAGGATATGCGGGCATTGCAGATGGGTAAGGTGGAAGAAATGCTTAACCTGAAGTTTGCCGAAAAGGTTGAGCTGCTTACCAAAGAAGCGGAAAAGATGCATCCGCTTTTAACTCTTCCCCTGACGGATCTGGCTTTTTCTGCCCTGCGCCAGCTGGATGCTCCCTATGGGAAACGCCTTGTGGCCCTTCTGGAAGCCATGGTTGCCATGGACGGTAAGGTTACGGTTTTTGAGTATTGCCTGGTGCGTCTTCTGAAACGGCGTCTGGCCGAGGCTCAGACTCCCAACAGGAAGCCCGAGGGGGCAAGGTGCCGGGGGGCACAATGCAGGGAAGCGCTGGTGAATATTTTTTCCGTTCTTGCCTGGCAGGGCCATGAATCTGAAACCCTGGCCCGCAGGGCCTTTCTGGCAGGTATCAGCCGTATGCTTCCCATGGATGTTCCCCTGTACGAGGTGCCTGTCAACTGGGAAAGGAATTTGGATATGGCACTGGAGGTTCTGGACGGTCTGGATTTTGTTACCAAAGGAGAGCTGGTTCAGGCCCTGCTGGTGACAGCGAGCCATGATGGCAGGTTATCACTGGAAGAGGCTGAACTTCTGCGGATGATCTGCGCCTGTCTCCATATTCCGGTTCCCCCTGTGCTGCCGGAGTTGGTGGCCTAG
- a CDS encoding 4Fe-4S dicluster domain-containing protein, which translates to MADSVNKEKERSFEEENLYRQLARHLDRQPGGFPETPHGVEIRILKLLFAPEEAALALHLNFLEERAEVLAFRAGMSGEKAAGMLESMASKGLIFRSVKKDGIPRYMAAQFIVGIWELQVGRLSPELVEAMESYVPWLVDAGAWQKAPQMRVIPVAESIDADLRVMTYEKAFALIENKKNFVVAPCICRLEMGMQQAACDRPLETCINFGEADDFYRWTGAGRKASREEVEEILRSASRAGLVLQPSNDREVKWICCCCGCCCGLLRTFRQLGNPGEVVASPFYARLDDSLCTGCGICLRRCPMEAFSKEKKTVIIKKKRCIGCGLCVDTCPASALYLVRKDAPPPVPSHIAFAMLKLAWKRKKLDLPGFMRMMGASLMDRLRAKLF; encoded by the coding sequence ATGGCAGATTCCGTGAACAAGGAAAAAGAAAGGTCTTTTGAAGAGGAAAACCTTTACCGCCAGCTTGCCCGGCATCTGGACCGGCAGCCCGGCGGTTTTCCCGAGACCCCCCATGGGGTGGAAATTCGCATTCTGAAATTACTTTTTGCACCGGAAGAGGCGGCACTGGCCCTGCATCTGAATTTTCTGGAGGAAAGGGCGGAGGTGCTGGCTTTCCGGGCGGGGATGTCGGGTGAGAAGGCGGCAGGGATGCTCGAATCCATGGCATCAAAGGGGCTGATTTTCCGCAGTGTGAAAAAGGACGGCATTCCCCGGTATATGGCTGCCCAGTTCATTGTAGGTATCTGGGAGCTGCAGGTGGGCCGCCTTAGCCCTGAGCTTGTGGAAGCCATGGAATCCTATGTGCCCTGGCTGGTGGATGCGGGGGCCTGGCAGAAGGCACCGCAGATGCGGGTGATTCCTGTGGCGGAAAGCATTGATGCGGATCTGCGGGTCATGACCTATGAAAAGGCCTTTGCCCTGATCGAAAACAAAAAAAACTTTGTGGTGGCCCCCTGCATCTGTCGTCTGGAAATGGGGATGCAGCAGGCCGCCTGTGACAGGCCCCTTGAAACCTGCATCAATTTTGGTGAAGCCGATGATTTTTACCGCTGGACCGGAGCAGGCCGGAAGGCCAGTCGGGAAGAGGTTGAGGAAATTCTCCGTTCGGCAAGCCGTGCAGGTCTTGTGCTGCAGCCCAGCAACGACAGGGAAGTGAAATGGATCTGCTGCTGCTGTGGCTGTTGCTGCGGTCTGCTGCGTACCTTTCGGCAGCTGGGCAATCCGGGCGAGGTGGTTGCTTCTCCCTTTTATGCCCGTCTGGACGATTCCCTCTGCACGGGCTGCGGGATCTGCCTCAGGCGTTGTCCTATGGAGGCCTTTTCCAAAGAGAAAAAAACTGTTATTATTAAAAAAAAGCGTTGCATAGGCTGTGGGCTATGTGTGGATACCTGCCCGGCTTCTGCCCTTTACCTTGTGAGAAAGGATGCCCCACCTCCGGTTCCTTCCCATATTGCCTTTGCCATGCTGAAGCTGGCATGGAAGCGAAAAAAACTGGATCTTCCGGGTTTTATGAGAATGATGGGCGCTTCACTGATGGATCGATTGCGGGCAAAGCTGTTTTAA
- a CDS encoding ABC transporter substrate-binding protein — MMGKSSAFLSFVSAVFLCFAGLAMAGDQEIRIASVFALSGTASASNLHQVQGVRYAVEELNRKGGLFGKKIKLIEIDNGSSAILSKLAAEKAVEKRVHAVIGASWSDHSLSMAPVLQRAGIPMISPNSTNPAITRIGDYIFRVCFTDILQGNILAKFATENLAAETAVIVQDVCSIYSLELASIFADAFTVRGGRVLNVLDYKKDQKDAEFNEILKRMGEETPDLIFISGHNESARMIKQAQNLGLQSYFLGGDGWGAWNFWALGGHAIKSGYFAAHWSSEIECGKAQEFTDRFQRFYYVNENAALAYDATMLLADAIERAGSLDRKKIRDALAATSGFEGVTGMISMDENGDPGKKNVVIMEIRQGKARLHSVMAE, encoded by the coding sequence ATGATGGGAAAGTCTTCTGCTTTTTTATCTTTTGTTTCAGCGGTTTTTTTGTGTTTTGCAGGGCTGGCTATGGCTGGTGATCAGGAAATCAGAATAGCATCTGTTTTTGCCTTGAGTGGAACAGCCAGTGCTTCCAATCTGCATCAGGTGCAGGGAGTACGCTATGCCGTTGAGGAGCTTAACCGTAAAGGCGGGCTTTTCGGGAAAAAAATAAAACTGATAGAAATTGATAATGGAAGCAGTGCTATTCTGTCGAAGCTTGCGGCGGAAAAAGCAGTGGAGAAAAGAGTTCATGCTGTTATAGGGGCATCTTGGAGTGATCATTCCCTGTCCATGGCTCCTGTTCTGCAGAGGGCTGGAATTCCCATGATCTCGCCTAATTCTACCAATCCTGCCATTACCCGCATCGGGGATTATATTTTCAGGGTCTGTTTTACGGATATTCTGCAGGGAAATATCCTTGCGAAGTTTGCCACAGAAAATCTGGCGGCTGAAACAGCGGTTATTGTGCAGGATGTTTGTAGTATTTACAGCCTGGAGCTGGCTTCGATTTTTGCTGATGCTTTTACTGTAAGGGGGGGCAGGGTTCTTAATGTTCTGGATTATAAAAAAGATCAGAAAGATGCTGAATTTAATGAGATTCTTAAGCGGATGGGTGAAGAGACTCCGGATCTTATTTTTATTTCCGGTCACAATGAGAGCGCCCGTATGATCAAGCAGGCCCAGAACCTTGGGTTGCAGAGTTATTTTTTGGGTGGTGATGGCTGGGGCGCATGGAATTTCTGGGCTTTGGGTGGTCATGCAATAAAAAGCGGATATTTTGCTGCACACTGGTCATCGGAGATAGAATGTGGCAAAGCGCAGGAGTTCACAGACAGGTTTCAGAGGTTTTATTATGTGAATGAAAATGCTGCCCTTGCCTATGATGCAACCATGCTTCTGGCAGATGCCATTGAAAGGGCTGGCTCTTTGGATAGGAAAAAAATCAGGGATGCCCTTGCCGCCACATCGGGTTTTGAAGGCGTAACGGGAATGATTTCCATGGATGAGAACGGAGATCCCGGGAAAAAAAATGTTGTGATTATGGAAATCAGGCAGGGTAAAGCAAGACTGCATTCTGTAATGGCAGAGTAG